From a single Natronorubrum tibetense GA33 genomic region:
- a CDS encoding rhodanese-like domain-containing protein yields the protein MSEFGESMPGPSAKETTVAERPATRQSGWETTEASPEAKREHHRNSIQTGYDELVSAAEATVRVYTPADAIDLTGETQVLFVDVCGAVELSDGMIPGAIHASRGQLEAHLDPDNRRYVCALDDATEIIFYCAGGARSALAAQRAQELGFDRVGHLAGGISAWKDAGGPMQVIVDR from the coding sequence ATGAGTGAGTTTGGCGAATCGATGCCGGGTCCATCGGCGAAGGAGACCACAGTAGCAGAGCGACCAGCGACGCGACAATCAGGCTGGGAAACAACGGAGGCATCACCCGAAGCCAAACGGGAGCATCACAGGAACAGTATACAGACTGGATACGACGAGCTGGTCAGCGCGGCCGAAGCCACCGTCAGGGTGTATACGCCAGCGGACGCAATTGATCTGACCGGAGAAACTCAGGTCCTCTTTGTGGACGTCTGCGGCGCTGTCGAACTGTCCGACGGGATGATTCCCGGAGCCATCCACGCATCGAGGGGACAGCTGGAGGCTCATCTGGATCCCGACAACAGGCGGTACGTTTGTGCGCTCGACGATGCAACCGAGATCATCTTCTACTGTGCGGGTGGTGCACGCTCGGCGCTGGCTGCACAGCGGGCGCAGGAACTGGGATTCGACCGCGTCGGACACCTCGCCGGTGGGATCTCCGCATGGAAGGACGCTGGTGGACCGATGCAAGTGATCGTAGACCGTTGA
- a CDS encoding GNAT family N-acetyltransferase: MFPDHIETDRLDLERISHDSVDVFELHELYSNGDDTEELFEYWDSSPHETVKETYDYVDEAERLWNDVEGAKYVIRPKEEEDGAGVIAGTTGLYPNWEKRSANLGILLDKPFWGRGYSGERADAMLSVAFDRLDLELVVAVYIDGNEKSRRAISKYVERYGGQYEGLLRNWLPVDETVVDAHRYSISWEEYLAMAEC; encoded by the coding sequence ATGTTCCCTGACCACATCGAGACGGACCGACTTGACCTCGAACGGATTTCGCACGACTCCGTCGATGTGTTCGAGCTTCACGAACTCTACTCCAACGGAGACGATACGGAGGAACTGTTCGAGTACTGGGATTCGTCTCCCCACGAGACGGTGAAAGAGACCTACGACTACGTGGATGAGGCTGAACGTCTGTGGAACGATGTTGAGGGTGCGAAATACGTGATCCGCCCGAAAGAAGAGGAAGACGGGGCAGGCGTCATCGCCGGAACGACGGGACTGTACCCAAATTGGGAAAAACGATCCGCCAACCTCGGAATTCTCCTCGATAAGCCATTTTGGGGACGTGGATATTCCGGTGAACGAGCCGATGCCATGCTGTCCGTCGCATTCGATCGACTCGATCTCGAACTCGTCGTCGCCGTCTACATCGACGGGAACGAAAAGTCCCGACGGGCGATCAGCAAGTACGTCGAACGGTATGGTGGCCAATACGAGGGCCTGCTGCGAAATTGGCTTCCGGTGGACGAGACCGTTGTTGATGCGCATCGATACTCGATTTCATGGGAAGAATACCTTGCGATGGCCGAATGCTGA
- a CDS encoding glycoside hydrolase family 15 protein: protein MELHGALNDFKRSQGDPRRFPGERRSTTGLFSGLDDRLVHVAPDGSISDYSYPLSGVAGIERSRFGLELDGETHWFEDGDQRYVEDTAVVETVHEVAGYSCTQYDLAVDHGHTTHFVLDDAATDIDASITACFGFAPEGRASRIGQLWHGDAVEIYHDSERDFVAASTDIDVSGQVPERFEELLEPEPAAFPRSEDDDRYEEARLSPITMVEFELTGSAPKATVATLLTETADRDDALERVRSNAMAHGDRESIVDAGHRQARDRLPDAAPGIDRGFADLRALCLLRSSTGARIAGPEFDPFYRYSGGYGYTWFRDDAEISRFLLDADERTGLGLESWHEASANFYADTQRPDGTWPHRVWPYNGRLAPGWANGRLEADNTADYQADQTASVAAFLATYLRRVDSGDERVHETLTSALEGMDATLADDGLPERVQNAWENMTGRFTHTTATFLEAYAAIARAPVDEDVAAHARAQATRVYEAFDDLWASERECYAMRLDGDDLDDRLDGSTLALASAHNEYDAIAAVDDERLDRLVSHVETTLDGLYRDPEGPIEGLARFEDDPWRLREQAEAKIWTVTTAWGAHAAVELRDLLDSNGHDRATEFDARARALLALVAPGGSLRRPGAYLPEQLFDDGTPDSATPLGWPHAIRLATASALEAADAVESSTVETSGRAASHE from the coding sequence ATGGAATTACACGGCGCCCTCAACGATTTCAAGCGCTCTCAGGGCGACCCTCGGCGGTTTCCCGGGGAGCGACGCTCGACAACGGGACTGTTCTCCGGTCTCGACGACAGACTCGTCCACGTCGCGCCCGACGGATCGATCAGCGACTACTCCTACCCGCTCTCCGGCGTCGCCGGCATCGAACGCTCCCGATTCGGTCTCGAGTTGGACGGCGAAACCCACTGGTTCGAGGACGGAGACCAGCGGTACGTCGAAGACACGGCGGTCGTCGAAACCGTCCACGAAGTCGCCGGCTACAGCTGTACCCAGTACGATCTCGCGGTGGATCACGGTCACACGACCCACTTCGTGCTCGACGACGCAGCGACCGACATCGACGCCTCGATCACGGCCTGTTTCGGGTTCGCCCCCGAGGGGCGAGCGAGCCGAATCGGCCAGCTCTGGCACGGCGACGCCGTCGAAATCTACCACGACAGCGAGCGCGACTTCGTCGCCGCGTCGACCGATATCGACGTGTCAGGGCAGGTCCCCGAGCGCTTCGAGGAGTTACTCGAGCCGGAGCCGGCGGCGTTTCCGCGCTCCGAAGACGACGACCGGTACGAGGAGGCCCGACTCAGCCCGATTACGATGGTCGAGTTCGAACTGACCGGTTCGGCGCCGAAGGCGACCGTCGCAACCCTCCTGACAGAGACAGCCGATCGCGACGACGCACTCGAACGCGTGCGATCGAACGCGATGGCTCACGGGGACCGCGAGTCGATCGTCGACGCGGGTCACCGTCAGGCTCGCGACCGGCTTCCGGACGCAGCACCCGGAATCGACCGCGGGTTCGCGGATCTGCGGGCGCTCTGTCTCCTACGGTCGTCGACGGGCGCGCGGATCGCCGGTCCCGAGTTCGACCCCTTCTACCGCTACTCCGGCGGCTACGGCTACACCTGGTTCCGCGACGACGCCGAAATCTCCCGGTTCCTCCTCGACGCCGACGAACGGACGGGACTCGGTCTCGAGTCGTGGCACGAAGCGAGTGCGAACTTCTACGCCGACACGCAGCGCCCCGACGGCACGTGGCCCCACCGCGTCTGGCCGTACAACGGCCGACTCGCGCCGGGCTGGGCGAACGGTCGGCTCGAGGCGGACAACACCGCAGACTACCAGGCCGATCAGACGGCGAGCGTCGCCGCCTTTCTCGCGACCTACCTCCGGCGGGTCGACTCCGGCGACGAGCGGGTTCACGAGACGCTAACGTCGGCGCTCGAGGGCATGGACGCGACCCTCGCAGACGACGGGCTGCCCGAGCGCGTCCAGAACGCCTGGGAGAACATGACCGGGCGGTTTACGCACACAACGGCGACGTTCCTCGAGGCCTATGCCGCCATCGCTCGAGCGCCGGTCGATGAGGACGTCGCGGCCCACGCGAGAGCCCAGGCGACTCGCGTCTACGAGGCGTTCGACGACCTGTGGGCGTCCGAACGCGAGTGCTACGCGATGCGCCTCGACGGCGACGACCTCGACGATCGCCTCGACGGAAGTACGCTCGCGCTCGCGTCGGCACACAACGAGTACGACGCGATCGCAGCCGTCGACGACGAGCGACTCGACCGCCTCGTCTCCCACGTCGAGACGACGCTCGACGGGCTCTATCGCGATCCGGAGGGACCGATCGAGGGGCTGGCGCGCTTCGAGGATGACCCCTGGCGGCTCCGGGAGCAGGCGGAGGCGAAGATCTGGACGGTGACGACCGCGTGGGGAGCCCATGCAGCCGTCGAACTCCGCGACCTGCTCGACTCGAACGGCCACGACCGAGCCACCGAGTTCGACGCCCGCGCTCGAGCGTTACTGGCGCTGGTCGCGCCCGGCGGCTCGCTCCGCCGGCCCGGTGCGTATCTTCCGGAACAGCTGTTCGACGACGGCACGCCGGACAGCGCGACCCCGCTCGGCTGGCCGCACGCGATTCGCCTTGCGACCGCCAGCGCGCTCGAGGCGGCCGACGCGGTCGAGTCGTCGACTGTCGAGACAAGTGGCAGGGCGGCGAGCCACGAGTAA
- a CDS encoding TrmB family transcriptional regulator: MDTDDLGDLLAQFGLSAKEIDTYLAILDHGESKASTIADAADVSKRYVYSISEELEDRGFVEVDDHAVPTVIRPVQPETVIGRLTDSVEAIEPELQSRYTTTERTGEQFEVIKSRQTVLKRIEELLAAAETEVTLSLPVEILPQIRSTLEETVDRGVLVLLLLGGTDDDQDIASLAGTASTVRTWDALVPTMLTVDAQHGLLAPSQLLTSSTSETKAISISQPQLAPVFAGSFLANYWPTAEERYVSAPGELPRTFEGFRNAVFQIALHRATDSRIEATVTGSPVGDRDLPSTLSGEIVAVRQSLVRPVSSTVPIENAFELDVDGERYTIGGTGAFLEDFEAESVTVRALEE; the protein is encoded by the coding sequence ATGGATACCGACGATCTCGGCGACCTGCTCGCGCAGTTCGGCCTGTCAGCGAAGGAGATCGACACCTACCTCGCGATACTCGATCACGGCGAGTCGAAGGCGAGTACGATCGCCGACGCTGCGGACGTCTCGAAGCGGTACGTCTACAGCATCAGCGAGGAACTCGAGGATCGCGGCTTCGTCGAGGTCGACGACCACGCCGTCCCGACCGTTATTCGGCCCGTCCAGCCCGAGACGGTCATCGGCCGACTTACCGACAGCGTCGAAGCGATCGAGCCGGAGTTACAGTCGCGGTACACGACGACAGAGCGGACGGGCGAGCAGTTCGAGGTGATCAAGTCCCGCCAGACGGTGCTCAAACGGATCGAGGAGCTGTTGGCCGCCGCGGAGACGGAGGTCACCCTTTCGCTGCCCGTCGAGATTCTGCCCCAGATCCGCTCAACGCTCGAAGAGACCGTCGACCGGGGTGTCCTGGTCTTGCTCCTGTTAGGGGGCACCGACGACGATCAGGACATCGCTTCGCTCGCCGGGACGGCGAGCACGGTCCGGACGTGGGATGCGCTCGTGCCAACGATGCTCACGGTCGACGCCCAGCACGGACTGCTCGCTCCCAGTCAACTGCTGACGAGTTCGACGAGCGAGACGAAGGCGATCAGCATCTCACAGCCACAGCTCGCCCCCGTCTTCGCCGGCTCTTTTCTCGCGAACTACTGGCCGACCGCCGAGGAACGCTACGTGAGCGCACCCGGGGAACTCCCGCGGACGTTCGAGGGATTCCGCAACGCGGTCTTCCAGATCGCGCTCCACCGCGCCACGGACAGCCGGATCGAGGCGACCGTCACGGGGTCGCCCGTCGGGGACCGGGATCTCCCGTCGACGCTCTCCGGCGAGATCGTCGCCGTCCGACAGAGTCTCGTCCGCCCCGTCTCGTCGACGGTACCGATCGAGAACGCTTTCGAACTCGACGTCGACGGCGAGCGCTACACGATCGGCGGTACGGGTGCGTTCCTCGAGGATTTCGAAGCCGAATCGGTCACCGTCCGCGCGCTCGAGGAGTGA
- a CDS encoding bifunctional 4-hydroxy-2-oxoglutarate aldolase/2-dehydro-3-deoxy-phosphogluconate aldolase, whose amino-acid sequence MSERQSVRDRVVESGVIAVLRGIDEEQIVPVARAIHEGGVDALEITADGTRASEQIAAVDRELEDTGAIVGAGTVLDAPTAQSVIDAGAEFVVSPHTDVETVRLCNRQGVLSAPGVMTPTEAVTALEAGADVLKLFPASTVGPGHIGAIRGPLGDVDVIPTGGISPANVESYFDAGAVAVGAGSALVDYDAIADGDMDRVRETAAEFVETVESARDD is encoded by the coding sequence ATGTCTGAGCGTCAGTCGGTCAGAGATCGGGTCGTCGAGAGCGGCGTGATCGCCGTGCTCCGCGGAATCGACGAGGAACAGATCGTTCCGGTCGCGCGAGCGATTCACGAGGGGGGCGTCGACGCGCTCGAGATCACCGCGGACGGGACGCGTGCGAGCGAACAGATCGCCGCCGTCGACCGCGAACTCGAGGACACCGGCGCGATCGTCGGCGCGGGGACCGTCCTCGACGCGCCGACGGCCCAATCGGTAATCGACGCGGGCGCCGAGTTCGTCGTCTCGCCGCACACCGACGTCGAGACTGTCAGACTGTGTAACCGACAGGGCGTGCTCTCGGCACCGGGTGTCATGACGCCGACCGAAGCCGTCACGGCGCTCGAGGCCGGTGCGGACGTGCTCAAATTGTTCCCGGCCTCGACCGTCGGGCCAGGCCACATCGGGGCGATTCGAGGGCCACTCGGCGACGTCGACGTGATTCCCACCGGCGGCATTTCGCCGGCGAACGTCGAGTCGTACTTCGACGCCGGCGCGGTGGCCGTCGGTGCCGGCAGCGCGCTCGTCGACTACGACGCGATCGCCGACGGCGACATGGACCGCGTTCGGGAGACGGCAGCCGAGTTCGTCGAGACCGTCGAATCCGCACGGGACGACTGA
- a CDS encoding glucose 1-dehydrogenase, protein MKAIAVEPGAGTPVLVEKPRPDPKPGEALVRTLRVGVDGTDHEVIAGHHGNLPDGADQLVLGHEAVGVVEDANGTDLEEGEFVVPTVRRPPNGTNEYFERGEPDMAPEGEYVERGIVDGHGFMAEYFTSPAEYLVPIPERLAPLGFLVEPISISEKAIEHAIASRSAFDWEPESAIVLGNGSLGLITLAMFEEVLEIDRTYCLGRRDRPHPTIDLIDELGSTYVDSRETPVPEIPDVYEPIDLVYEATGHAKHAFETVDALAPNGVGVLLGVPEPWEFEVDGGRLHRELVLHNKALLGTVNSHRGHFEAAIDTLSQLPTWFTDEFVTGVYGLEEFERAFDTGDDVVKTAVEFSRL, encoded by the coding sequence ATGAAAGCGATCGCTGTCGAACCCGGGGCCGGTACGCCCGTCCTCGTCGAAAAACCCCGTCCCGACCCGAAGCCCGGCGAAGCGCTCGTTCGCACGCTTCGCGTCGGCGTCGACGGGACCGACCACGAAGTCATCGCGGGCCACCACGGAAACCTCCCCGACGGCGCGGACCAACTCGTGCTCGGCCACGAGGCCGTCGGCGTCGTCGAGGACGCGAACGGGACCGATCTCGAGGAAGGCGAGTTCGTCGTCCCGACCGTTCGACGGCCGCCAAACGGGACCAACGAGTATTTTGAACGCGGCGAGCCTGACATGGCTCCGGAGGGGGAGTACGTCGAGCGAGGGATCGTCGACGGACACGGATTCATGGCGGAGTACTTCACCAGTCCCGCGGAATATCTCGTCCCGATTCCCGAACGGCTCGCCCCGCTCGGATTTCTGGTCGAACCGATCAGCATCAGCGAGAAGGCCATCGAGCACGCGATCGCCTCCCGATCGGCGTTCGACTGGGAGCCCGAGTCGGCCATCGTGCTGGGCAACGGCTCGCTCGGACTGATCACGCTCGCGATGTTCGAGGAGGTACTCGAGATCGATCGGACCTACTGTCTCGGCCGACGGGATCGCCCGCATCCGACGATCGACCTCATCGACGAACTCGGCTCGACGTACGTCGACTCCCGCGAAACGCCCGTTCCGGAGATTCCCGACGTTTACGAGCCGATCGACCTCGTCTACGAGGCGACTGGTCACGCGAAACACGCCTTCGAGACGGTCGACGCGCTCGCACCGAACGGCGTCGGCGTCCTACTCGGCGTCCCCGAACCCTGGGAGTTCGAGGTCGACGGCGGTCGCCTCCACCGGGAACTCGTCCTCCACAACAAGGCCCTGCTGGGGACCGTCAACTCCCACCGCGGTCACTTCGAGGCCGCGATCGATACGCTCTCGCAGCTCCCGACGTGGTTCACCGACGAGTTCGTCACCGGCGTCTACGGACTCGAGGAGTTCGAACGGGCGTTCGACACCGGCGATGATGTGGTGAAGACCGCCGTCGAGTTTAGCCGTCTCTGA